The genomic DNA CTCTACAACTGTCACCACGTCTCTTCCGTaaactataaaataaaagtttcaataattatatagtaactatattaaagaaaaaaatattgtataccTTCACAGTGTTCCAAGAATTGTATACATTCCTGAAGTGTAATATCTTTTAAAACTACTAGTTGTTTAGCCAGCTGTTCTAAAAGAGATAGAAAGCATCTTTTCGCATAAAACCAAGTATCTGTtcctaattttttattataaggtTCCAAACTTTTCATTACTCTGGATATCCCAAATTCATAATTTCCTTTTGAACAATACAACGTTCCAATTACTAAATTTACAATacacaaatgaaataattttttctccTGATCTTCTTGCGAAATGGCTTGCTCttccttttcaatttttttcatcaaTCCTTCAGCTTCCGCGTTCTGAGAGTTCATAATGTAGCTAACGCATAAATTAGCAAGTACTATAGCGCTTACATctaaaatctgaaattttaataatattttataattaataatttaaaacttaTGAAAGTaactaataaaaatgaaatagtaaCTAACTAACTAAcattatcatatttttttcgaACAATCGGCTCGTAAAATCCAGTCGcttctttaaatttattttcttgcaTAAAAAGAGTATGAGCTACATTTAGTTTCCATATATCATGCTCATTGCAGAATTCCACGCTTTTTCTGAAAATCTTTTCCACTTGTATATAATTCCCAAGTTCCCAATAAATTTTAGCTTGTGCCATTAAAACTGGTATGTATCTTTCTAAGGCTTCTTCGTAATCATTTACTGCTTTTTTAACAGCACTATCATCGTGATTTAATCTTGCTTCTTGTACTCTTTTTGTAGCTTTTCGTAATATTTCCATATGTTTATTACCGAGATCGTCAAATTTCCGATAGGCTTCTTCTGGTGAAGTTTGTTGCGTAATTAATGCATCCAAAAAATCATATAAATACTACAAAATAAgcattaattgtaattattgtcaatttttaaatttaaatgtacaatattgtacattttttttattcttgttACTCGTCCCCCTTATTACGTTGCGCTTGCTACAGACCTGAGTAGTTTATTGGTGAGCCTAACCTTTCAATTCGTGAAAGATTATTTACTTTATTGTTACTGATTTCCGTATAAGTATTAATATCAGTATAATTTACAAAGAGAAATATTAGTATTCAATTGTATAAAGATGGCAAATTGTAAgctaaatgaaatatttcttggAGAAATTGCATCGGTACAGAATTACGGAGCTTTTATCAGAATTCCGGGCTGCTCAGCCCAGGGACTGATACATAAATCACAGGTATTAGAACAGCGTATTCATAATAAATTACTCGGTTCtatgttttaatataaatcCTTTATGTTTATAAAAACTCATCAGGTAAGCTCTGCTCGTGTCGACGATGTTGCAGAGATTTTGCAAAAAGGAGAACGAGTATGGTGTAAAATTATTTCGATCGGAGATGATGGTAAAATAGGATTGTCAATGAAATACGTGAATCAAGGAAGCGGTACAGATTTAGATCCGAATGGAGTTGAATTACAGAGAGACACACAAAAGAGAAAAACTATAGAAAAACATGAACGTAAAACCATACATTTAGAAGCTGTCCTTAATACTACGTGCACTAAATGTGGAACTGCTGGTCATTTATCTAAAGACTGCTTTATGTCTCCTGGTgggaaaaaatatgaattaatCCCAGAGATTGAAGAAGAACAACAACCTATTGTTCAACCGCAAACTGATGATGTAactaaaaaagagaaaaaacacaaagagaaaagaaagaaaaaaaggaaagttaAAAAACTTAAGCAAAATACGGATGATAGCGATTCggatagaaaagaaattgttaaaaagaaaaagaaaaagtattcTAAAGAtcaaaagaggaaaaaaaagaagcataGTAATTCATTTAGCGATGAAAGCTCCAACGAAAGTTTGTCTAGTCATGATGTAAAAGCTCATAAACGAAAGCATTCAGACAATAGTATAGACAAACATTCCAAAAAATCCAAACATTCGAAAAGTAAACACTCCACTGATTGAGAAATTATATGAATTCGGTAGAATTTCTAATAAAGTTTTCTACCGTTTTCATCATTTTATGAACTATCAAAATTTTTGTAGTAGTGAAATCGATGTCcgtgaaaaatgtattttgagtgtataatatattaatactacgataattaaaatcataCTTACCGACGTTAAATATTTGTAAGTCAAGTGCACATTTTCGGCAAGCACATCTGCAGCTAAATCATAGTATTGATATTTGCAGTACAACAGTAACAAATTAGCAAAAGTTTCAGGTGGAAATGGATTTTGTTGTAATAAAAACATTAGTTTCTCAAATCCTTCGCTTGGCTTTGTATCCATATTTATTAAGGCTTGATTATGCAAAGTAACAGCATCAAGCTCTTCTTCAGACCTGGGAGGCATATCTGTTAATGCTTCTTTTGCTGCTTCAACTAaaagcaattaattaaaactcaGACACCCGATAGCAAGTATCACGATAGCAATTAAAATAAGTGAATaactgaaatttattttatacaattacaATTTTGTAGTTGATATTCTATGGCTGCTTTTAAATTGAATGCTTCTGTTAAAGCTGTTTCGTGAAGCGTTAAAGTATTACCAACACTGCGTACTTCTATGCCTTCTGTTGTCATGCCTACTCCTAATTCTGGATGTTCCTTTATCCCTTGTTCAATAATATCAGCTAACATAAAATGTaggataaaaatattattgaattaaCAAACTGTATCGTCGATAATAGTATATTTACCAATGTGTTTCGAGGATGCAGCATActcttttaatttaaaatagcaAAGTGCAACATTATATGATAAATGAGGTTTAAAACCTGCAATTTGTAACGCATTTGCAAACTTTTTTAAGGCTTGTTCATATTGTTCTTCCTGAAAAGATCAAATATTAGACCGTTTATAAAGAGTAccttcaattttcatttttatacctTATATAAAAGACATCCTAAATTAATCTCTGTATCAACATCATCAACTGAGCATTGATCGACAAGATTTTTTGCAGCAACAATATCTTCTTGGCCATATTTTATTGCTGCCTGCAGTTTCTTTACTTTAAATTCCAGGTTGCTTTGATTAACAATACTGGAACATATTGTCCATGCTTCTTGATACATACATGCTTGATGTAAAGATTGACCATGGTATAACTTGTATATACTTTCATCCGGACATAATTGAACTAATTTTTCATAACATTGCGCAGAAGCTATAAAATCTTGAGTATAAAAATAACAGTGAGCAAGTAGAGATAAACAAGGTCTGgactgtaaaataatttatcaaatatgTATAACTTATAAAACTAATTTATCGATAATGTACACAATTATTTTAGCATAATCATACATACAGCAGGATAAACATCTAGAAGTGTAATTAACACTTTTATTGTCTCTGTATATCTTTGTTCCTTAATCTGTAATGTACATATCTATTTTGTATGCGTTCAATTAAcatttaaaagtaattaaaaaagtaattttcttgattataaaaattagtatCACAGCAAGGAATACCAATGCGTCTGGTAAGACAcattataataaacaataaactAAATAGTAAAGTAATACAAGTTGGATGTAAATAATCTATACCATTGTATAAATTGTTTTTGTATATTCTCCATCtttaatgtaaatattttgtatgAAAGTACTCATGTTGTAGGCATTGAcacctttttattttacaaaatattggtgattatttatttcacaaaACTTCTACTATGTACTTTACTATCCAATGTGCACAGTATGTATTTAATGTTGTAACAAAGTGCACACACAGTTACCATAGAAACACAGTGACTGTTCCCATATGAAAGAATTCAATTTTGTGCATTTTTAATgcttatatataaaatatacgtaatacatatgtacatatataaaacTTAAAACTATAAAAACGTGAACGTCTCGGAAAATGAgctttaaataaatattaccaAGAACTTCTTTTATTAAACGCTTCAATATAATGAACACATAATATTTATCACATTATTTCTCTATTTATAATatagtatttaattatttttattatgtatatTCTTGTATTCgcttatgtatgtatatatagcAGGGAACTTGAGCATAAAACTGTAACATTGATAgtcctttatttttttttttaatcatgtTCGACGTAATCTAATTTTTACGttgaacaatgtacatatttttcatCGCATCAAACGTTTCTATTTtcgataaaaaatatatagattTTCACGACTCAAGGCACAAATAATCAAACATTGTTTTCATACATTGCAGAATTGATCATAGTgttgagagagagagagagagagagagtaaaaaaaattgactaTAAAGTGGCGCTATCTTAAGGACGGCGAACGGGCAAAATAGTGAATGTATACCTAacttttaaatgaatttttaaagaaaggaCTTGAATACAGTGTAATCAAGTGTAATGTGTTGTATTGATGCATGACTACACGCATACGGGACAATGTGTAAGGATCGAACGAGCTAACAGGCATTAAGAATCGGTGTTTTTCTGATCACCATTGCGCCAATAGGTGTTTTGCAGATTCGATAacatacatgtatgtatgtagcATGTAAACCAAGCGATCATACGTATAAGCACTGCGGAGTTCCGATAGCAAAGTAGTACCGTACGCAGATCGAGTGCGTGTGTGACTTCCCTCATTGGAGAAATGTCGTCGACACTCGTGGCCGCGAAATAAACGACGAAACATGTCCGGACCGACAGTCAGTCGTGCGCAGACACCCGGCGGTGATGTTCAAATAGGTGCAACGGTGGGCTGTGTAGTCTGTAATAGAACTGACAAGCTGTTAAGGTGTTCACGGTGCAAGGCCGTCTCCTATTGCACCCAAGAACACCAAAGGCGGGATTGGAAACGTCACAAAGAATTTTGTGCGACTCATTCGGTGCGATCGATCGTACCAGATTCAGTTGCAACGTCTAAGCAAAATTCCGTTCTGGAATTGAGCAAGGACTCCTCCTCCCTCAGGAATTGCCAGTTTTCAAATACACCAATAGTTTCTAACCTAAACGAGAAACCAGTGTCAGAAACAACGCGGGGATCGGAGGATGCTGCTCAAGAAGTTCATTACAATGCGAAACATTCTGGAGGTAACGTA from Osmia bicornis bicornis chromosome 15, iOsmBic2.1, whole genome shotgun sequence includes the following:
- the LOC114873003 gene encoding tetratricopeptide repeat protein 30A isoform X1 produces the protein MSTFIQNIYIKDGEYTKTIYTMIKEQRYTETIKVLITLLDVYPASRPCLSLLAHCYFYTQDFIASAQCYEKLVQLCPDESIYKLYHGQSLHQACMYQEAWTICSSIVNQSNLEFKVKKLQAAIKYGQEDIVAAKNLVDQCSVDDVDTEINLGCLLYKEEQYEQALKKFANALQIAGFKPHLSYNVALCYFKLKEYAASSKHIADIIEQGIKEHPELGVGMTTEGIEVRSVGNTLTLHETALTEAFNLKAAIEYQLQNFEAAKEALTDMPPRSEEELDAVTLHNQALINMDTKPSEGFEKLMFLLQQNPFPPETFANLLLLYCKYQYYDLAADVLAENVHLTYKYLTSYLYDFLDALITQQTSPEEAYRKFDDLGNKHMEILRKATKRVQEARLNHDDSAVKKAVNDYEEALERYIPVLMAQAKIYWELGNYIQVEKIFRKSVEFCNEHDIWKLNVAHTLFMQENKFKEATGFYEPIVRKKYDNILDVSAIVLANLCVSYIMNSQNAEAEGLMKKIEKEEQAISQEDQEKKLFHLCIVNLVIGTLYCSKGNYEFGISRVMKSLEPYNKKLGTDTWFYAKRCFLSLLEQLAKQLVVLKDITLQECIQFLEHCEVYGRDVVTVVEQPFDMQDMLSVTPQGKETVVYEARYLKALFLKLQM
- the LOC114873003 gene encoding tetratricopeptide repeat protein 30A isoform X2, which encodes MYQEAWTICSSIVNQSNLEFKVKKLQAAIKYGQEDIVAAKNLVDQCSVDDVDTEINLGCLLYKEEQYEQALKKFANALQIAGFKPHLSYNVALCYFKLKEYAASSKHIADIIEQGIKEHPELGVGMTTEGIEVRSVGNTLTLHETALTEAFNLKAAIEYQLQNFEAAKEALTDMPPRSEEELDAVTLHNQALINMDTKPSEGFEKLMFLLQQNPFPPETFANLLLLYCKYQYYDLAADVLAENVHLTYKYLTSYLYDFLDALITQQTSPEEAYRKFDDLGNKHMEILRKATKRVQEARLNHDDSAVKKAVNDYEEALERYIPVLMAQAKIYWELGNYIQVEKIFRKSVEFCNEHDIWKLNVAHTLFMQENKFKEATGFYEPIVRKKYDNILDVSAIVLANLCVSYIMNSQNAEAEGLMKKIEKEEQAISQEDQEKKLFHLCIVNLVIGTLYCSKGNYEFGISRVMKSLEPYNKKLGTDTWFYAKRCFLSLLEQLAKQLVVLKDITLQECIQFLEHCEVYGRDVVTVVEQPFDMQDMLSVTPQGKETVVYEARYLKALFLKLQM
- the LOC114873009 gene encoding nucleolar protein of 40 kDa-like: MANCKLNEIFLGEIASVQNYGAFIRIPGCSAQGLIHKSQVSSARVDDVAEILQKGERVWCKIISIGDDGKIGLSMKYVNQGSGTDLDPNGVELQRDTQKRKTIEKHERKTIHLEAVLNTTCTKCGTAGHLSKDCFMSPGGKKYELIPEIEEEQQPIVQPQTDDVTKKEKKHKEKRKKKRKVKKLKQNTDDSDSDRKEIVKKKKKKYSKDQKRKKKKHSNSFSDESSNESLSSHDVKAHKRKHSDNSIDKHSKKSKHSKSKHSTD